TAAATATTAAAAGGAAAACACCAAAATGTTTACTATAAGGGTAGTAAAGTACCACGAGCCTCCAAAAGGGCTTCCATGTGCCTTGGTATTCAACAAATATTGGACTGTAACACAATTCCGTACAATCACCACTCTTTTGAAGTCACTGAGATCGACTGCACATGATTCTATCATTGATCAATAAAAATACCATGGCTGATGCTAAGCTTAGTTTTCCATCCAATGTGGATGCCATTTATGTCAGAGAAATTTCTTTGTGAGGAAACTTTGTAGTATCAGGGTGAagagggcatcaatgatcagaTTCAATAGAACTTTTATTGAATTACTTACAGActtagaaaaacaaatccaagaACATCCTTCAAATAACTGGaggcttttcttttcaattaaCCTACCTGGAtaaatgttacaaaaatgttaaaataacaaACCTGACCAAATAATGGTCAAATTGGCCTGCCAAGCATGTTTATACTGAATGTGTTATATAAAGAAAATTGATGTTAATTGTATACCTGTCTGGAAGCTCCtgcttatttttgttatttacaCATAATTTGctttattaattgtattttttagtGTAAGTATTATATTAATATCATAAATCATATCATATATAATTTCTCATACCTTATGGCATACTGAACATTCTGGTCCCGTATTAATAGTTGATATGGCGTCCACTACAAAACTTATTGacctacattttaattacattttttgcttCACAGGTGCAACAACTATTAGAGCAACAAAAGGTCATCCTGTCTATCTCCCCTGTCCCACAAACATTCAACCTGATGAGGTGGTCCTTTTTAAATGGACACAGTTTGGAGTTCCTGGAATTTCTTGCGAATATACAATTAATAAAAACTACACtgaaaaccaaaaatgtaaacCAGAATTCAACATCAGGGGACAACCTCCCAGACTGTATGTTGAAAACCCAGGGAGTAGCGATTCTGGTCTTTACATTTGTTTCACAACAAGAATAATCCCACCACCCACCATCGAGTTAAATTACACAGTTGATCTTCAAGTTACTGGtaatttaaattatattcaaTTACACATCTATACTTGTATGTGGGAGTCAACACATACAGTAAATTGAATATAATCTAGTATTTCAGTATTTCCAATTATGTTTCAGTATGATTCTCTTCTGCAGGCCCTCCAAATATAGTCCTAAAGAAGCAGAAGAGAAATACTACCTGCGTTGAACTGCTTTGTAGTACAGAGTACCTTGACCCTGGGGAGGTCAAATTTACATGGAACCGAACACGTCAGGGATTACCAGAGACACTGTTGACCACAAAAAGCCTCTTCTATATGAACAGCTCTCTGCCACTGTGTCAATCCGACTGGAGAGAGGGCGACATATTCACCTGCATTGTCAACCGCTTAGTCAATGACACCAACCTGAGCGAGGAAATCAGAATAGACTGCAGTGAAATAGGTCAGTGACATTCAGACAGAAGTATAGTACCCTTGCACAGTCTTTTGGATCTCTTGTTTTAGTAGCATGAGTCACCCTTGATATACATGTACCCCCTCTGGTCAGAACTCCAGTCTTTCACCAGGCAGTACTAATCAGAGGGCAATCTCTCTAACAATAAAACCGCTGAGTTAGTGTGACTAGAGGATGTCTTAGTGGCTATTCTGTTATTTATCAACCTCTATTTTGAGGAAACAGACACTATATGGTAATGTTTGTggcatttgtattatgttttttttacatgtggGCTTGAGGAAGAGAATAATTACTTCAGCTGCTGTTAATTGGGATTCTAAATGTATACAAGTCATAAAATACTGtgataaacattttcaaaggggTTGGCTAGATTAGACTATAATTTTGCCTCATGCATTTTAACCTCAGTGTGATTGATAACACTGTATATAGTGAATCTGATTTACTGTTGTTACAGAAACCTGCCGTTGGAACCCCACTCCTTTGGTCATCATCTGTGTGAGCTCACTCATTGGGGTTGCAGCCGTCATAGCAGTAACCCTAACTATTTATAAATGTAAGTCTTATATTTTAGGGTGATTTTTCTTTGGACAATACATTCACAATATGGCTGTTTTGTTCACACATATCTACTCAGATTAAGTTCTGTAGTCATGTTTGAATCTTTTAGGCAGCTCTCAAGTCAATCTGGCCTTGAGAGTAAAATTTAGCCAGTGGCccagtggtcacttaattttttccagagctgtatttatcatgggtaagtaaaaaaaaaaaagcttataACTAAAGACACTTAAGGAAATCATTGGTAGATGTCATACCATGTCGATACTGTATAGATTGCTTACAGTGCCAGGaaaccaaagaaatacattttacattgctATTTGTCACAGCATCAACTTACATTTCAAAGGTGTTTAAATAGAGCAAAACTCAGCCAAAGGGAAAATAATTATATTCCAACCACCCCTGGTTTTAACACCTCTGCCTGCTATCTTATGTTGACATCTGACACATTATGTGTTATTGCATGgcattttaatttcatgttcTATAAGTGTCTTCTACCACACAGAagttttcaattgtttacaaTCCTTACTACCTAAAATACCTTTTAGGATTTATACTTTTAGTAAACCCCACACCACTTCTCATAGATGTTTGgttaaaataattgaataaatcTACTTTTCTGACATTATGATTTATTCACTGCTATTCATGGCTGGTTGGTTTAAATATCTGAATTATCATACTTTTCTCTCAACTCTATTCACTTTATAGGTTGAGTAGAGATTCTTATCTATAATAATTCTTTTGTGGTTTCTTTTGACTTGGTTTCTTTTAACACAAATTGCACATTGTCTTCTCTTGACCCTATTCAAATTCATTACCAGATAGTACTTGTTTTACTGTTGTAAATATACCAGATAGAGCTCTGCATTTCTCTGGTTTCATTCTAACGCCCTCTTTCTCATGTCTAACCATGAGCAAATGTAAGTCTCCATCCTACGAGCCAGTGCGTCATCGCTACTAATGTACAGAGCTTCCTCTGTGGTAATGATATTCTCCCAGTTTTTTTTCACACCGAttgtcatgtgacaacattatAAAAGCAGGGATTCTAGGCTATAAGATCACATTGTCAGTTATTCCCTGTGACTTTAATTGGATTTAATTCAATCATGTTGTCAGCTTTTGCCTGTGACCTCACAACCTGATTAGAGTAAAGGCTTTTGTCTAGAAAGATGTTCAGATAGCTTTTTAGCAAGGAgtctattttttgttttggacaGTTGGTGGCCACAAGATTCAACCAACTTCTGCCATATATAGAATGTGATCCTGGAATACACTTTACCTGCCATGGCATGCTTCTCACGATGTGTGGAggcaaaatacttttgtcatggtTGGTGTAGtggaaggaaccaggcgcaggcagagtggcagtcgacgttgtaaatgtaattgaaaataacacCGAGCACTTCAACATACGAAACGAAAACAAAAGGGTGCGAACGCGAACAAGAACAAGAACGAAAACGAACCACTCACGTACTTGCGCGCAAACGGCGACATCGACCAATGACCaacaaatgaggggagcagaggagcaacatttaaacacaaacTGATTacttaattgggacctggtgtgagtcacagctggagacaagacaaatggagtccggggtgagttcataAACCACAGGAAACCGGGAAAAACAGGAGATGATGGAGCTGTcagtcacctcaccgtcacaacTGTCTAATTTATGATGGTCATCATATGTGCCTTATATATAGTACTGCTAGAAAATATGTGAATCCTACAGGGAtgttcattatgtttttataaattattaaaataaactcatAAAATCCTATTTTGTGATGAAGACATTCTAAATCAAGggcacatatatatatatatatatatatatattttttttttttttttttttttttaatttatttattgtttatttaacaaCAACTAAAACGTCTCCCACTTATCAATCTGTGAGCGGTTTTGATTGTGACCATAAAAGTACATTTaggactcatctgtccagagaatggATTTCCAGAAACCTTTAGGTTTTTCTAGGTGGGCTCTGGCAAAGTGAAGATGctccgttttttttttagaacatAAGCTTCTTCCTAGTAACTCTCCCATGAATGCCTTTTCAATTCAGTGTTTTAGTTACTGATGAAGCATGCATAGTTACTTGAGATGCACCAAGAGAGGTCTGAAAAtctccagatgttatgtttgggttggcatttacctgatttataatttttcttgtGAACCTGATACAGAAATTTGTTGCCATTCTAAATCTCGTCTCATCAATTGAATATTGAGCATATATGTCACTTTGAAGAATGCAACTGTTCACCTTAATTCAACCCAAAATTGTATTGACAATTTGGCCTTTTCTCAATGCAGGTTGCCAGAGGAAGAAGGACCAAGGGGATTCTGTCTCATACAATAACAAGGTGTACGAAAACTTCAGTTTCAGCACAAGAATACGTGGTGAACAGAAGCCATCTGGTTCTATGACGGACCAATGCATTTATGAGAACTGACTGACCAACTTTAATAGTTTATTAATAATTTACTTTTTTCAATGCAGATatgaaaaaagtatatattttatatggtatatatttgtatttatatttttgtatggTATATCTTCGTGTTTCCATAAAAGGAATCTGTGAGAGGGTAATTAAGTTTAAATGCTAATATCCGAGCTGAAGTGTCTTGTTTATGAAAATTGGAAACATTTTACAGGGATTTTACATGTGTCAGTAAATAATTATTACAGAGCTTCTAAACCACGGTCAAACAtataattcatttgaaaaatccTGTTTCTGTACTGTGTTCAGAATCCAATATATTTTAACAGTATTGTTTAGAGTGACAGTATTAAAATCTGTCCCTCGATGGACGTTCCACTCCAATTGTCCATTGCAACCCCTTAATAAAGGACTTCTGATCTACCACATCATTAATTgtacccacctggtgtcccagcgCTAAATATCTCCCTGCTTAGGGGTTTACAATTAATTAATGAGTGGAATTTCAATACCAATTAATTGGCTTAGAGTATTTCTTCTTAATAATGGGgttgaagtttaaataatgtattcttACATACAATTATTCCAAGATATGACACCATGTCTTTAATTGGGATTCCATACTGTAGGCCCTAGCTTTGTATTAACTCTTTCGCCTCCACATCCCAAGTGGCAGAAGACAAACCGTTTAAACCCTTACTTGTTTCTTGGGATTGAATATCTTTCTCATacatgtctgcatgtctgtagTAGTTTCAAATTTAACACATAATACTATATAGTTGTTATATCTGGATATCTTACTTCTGGACTGGTCTGTGAATTGGtcaattatttatttggaaTATCCTTCTCTTGTTTCTATTTCATTCCTAGAGATATGGGGCATGGCCAGTTGGTCATAATAttaacctccctctctctgttcatgTCCAGAAAAAGGCTTGgttaatgtttgtaatatgtaaTTTAAGTTGTATGCATCCatagtaaatatattttccatgatttcattgtcattgtcattctTGGTATGATTAATATGGCATGCAGAACTTTGGGTGACAGTGATTCATTAACACCGTATATTACTGCATACTTTATTTGTTGAATTTACT
This genomic window from Esox lucius isolate fEsoLuc1 chromosome 7, fEsoLuc1.pri, whole genome shotgun sequence contains:
- the LOC105010745 gene encoding uncharacterized protein LOC105010745, which codes for MLSPLLNSLLTIQTLCTTFIGATTIRATKGHPVYLPCPTNIQPDEVVLFKWTQFGVPGISCEYTINKNYTENQKCKPEFNIRGQPPRLYVENPGSSDSGLYICFTTRIIPPPTIELNYTVDLQVTGPPNIVLKKQKRNTTCVELLCSTEYLDPGEVKFTWNRTRQGLPETLLTTKSLFYMNSSLPLCQSDWREGDIFTCIVNRLVNDTNLSEEIRIDCSEIETCRWNPTPLVIICVSSLIGVAAVIAVTLTIYKCCQRKKDQGDSVSYNNKVYENFSFSTRIRGEQKPSGSMTDQCIYEN